A window of Microbispora hainanensis genomic DNA:
ATGACGGCCTGGAGAGCGTTCACGTCAGCGGGACAGCTTCCCGACGACGGTGACCACGACGACGGCGACGAGGGCGATGATCCCGATGATGAGCAGGAACTTCAGCGTCGCGAACAGCGCGGGGATCACGAATCCGAACACCAGCCACAGGGCCAGGAGGATCCCCAGTACGGTCAGTATGGTACGGGCCATGGCTTCAAGGTACGCGGTGCCACCGACAACCGCGAGCTTGATCCAGAATCGGTTCGCATCCCCATGATCCGTAAGGTTTCACGTGAATCATCGCGTTCGACCGGGCTTTCGGCGGGGTCCGGCGGCGAACCGCGCGAGCGCTCGCGCAGCCGGCTCTCGGGAGACGGGCGGCAGGTCCGTACGAGGCGTCGGCCGGGTTGCGGCGTGACGGGCGGCCGGTTCTTACGAGACGGTGACGTGGCTCGGCCACGGTGGCCCGGCGGACGTACCGTTTATGACGTGCCTGCCCCGAAGAGCCCTCAGAATCCCGCCCGTGTCCTCGTGGTGGACGACGACCCCACCGTCGCCGAGGTAGTGGCCCGTTATTTGGAGCGGGACGGGCACGAGGTCGAGTGCGTGGGCGACGGAGCCGAGGCGCTGCGGCGGGCCCTGGCAGACCCGCCCGACCTGATGGTGCTCGACCTGATGCTGCCCAAGCTCGACGGCCTGCAGGTCTGCCGCAAGCTGCGCGAGCGGTGGCCCGTCCCGGTGATCATGCTGACCGCGCTCGGCGAGGAGATGGACCGGGTGGTCGGCCTGGAGACCGGCGCCGACGACTACGTGGCCAAGCCGTTCAGCCCGCGCGAGCTGGCCCTTCGAGTGCAGTCCGTGCTGCGGCGGGCCCGCGGAGCCCTGGTGCCGACGGGCACCGGCGTGCTGCGCGACGGCGACCTCGTGGTGGACGTCGGCGCCCACGAGGTGCGCCTGGGCGGAAAGGAGATCACGCTGACCGCCCGGGAGTTCGACCTGCTCGTCTATCTGCTGCGCAACCCCCGTCAGGCGTTCAGCCGTACGGCCCTGCTCGACCAGGTCTGGGGCTGGTCGTTCGGCGACTCCTCCACGGTGACGGTGCACGTGCGCAGGCTCCGGGAGAAGATCGAGGACGATCCCACCGATCCGCGCAGGATCGTCACTGTCTGGGGCGTCGGCTATCGATACGAGCCCCTGCCGTGATCGTCCAGATCGTCGCGGTCGCCGCCGGGCTCGGCCTCGTCATCGCGGCCCTCGGCCTGGCGCTGCTGCGGGTGCTGCGCCGCCACTCCATCGGCGTGATGCTCGCGGTCGTCGCGGCCGTGACGGTCGCCGCGACGCTGGCCGGGGTGGTCGCCATCACCCTCGCCATGATCATCGACGGGGGGCCGAAGGACATCGTGCTCAGCGTCGTCGCCATCGGCGGCCTGGTGGGCCTCGGCGTCGCGCTGGTGAACGCCCGCACAGTGGTGCGCGCCAGCAGGAGCCTCGTCGACGCGCTGGAGAGCGTGCCGCCCTCCGGCCTGTTCACCCCGCCGCCCGCGCCGCTCCCCGCCGAGCTGCAGAAGATCAGCACCGCGCTTGAGCAGGCGTACGAGCGGCTGCGGCTGGGGCACGAACGCGAGCGGGCGCTGGAGAGCGCGCGGCGCGAGCTGGTCGCGTGGGTGAGCCACGACCTGCGCACTCCCCTCGCGGGCATGCGAGCGATGGTGGAGGCCCTGGAGGACGGGGTGGCCGACGACCCCGAGACCGTCAAGCGCTACCACGTCCAGATCAGGGTGGAGGTCGACCGGCTCGCCGGCATGGTGGAGGACCTGTTCGAGCTGTCGCGCATCCACGCGGGCACGCTGCAACCCAGGCTCACCCGCACGGGGCTCGGCGACCTCGTCGCGGACACCCTCGCCGCCGTCGAACCGCTGGCCCGCGCGCAGGGCGTACACCTGACCGGCGAGGCGGACCCGCGCCTCCCGGTGTACGCGGACGCCGGGCAGCTCGGCCGGGCCGTACGCAACCTCGTGGTGAACGCCATCCGCCACACGCCCGCCGGGGGGACGGTCGACGTGCGGGCGGTCGCGGAGGGGACGACCGCCCGCCTGTCCGTGCTGGACGGTTGCGGCGGCATCCCGGAGGCGGACCTCCCCAGGGTCTTCGACGTGGCGTTCCGGGGCGAGGCGGCTCGGACGCCCGGTCCCGACGGCGGCGCCGGGCTCGGCCTCGCGATCGCGCGCGGCATCGTGGACGCCCACAACGGCGAGATCGGCGTGGTCAACGAGGGGCCCGGCTGCG
This region includes:
- a CDS encoding response regulator transcription factor; amino-acid sequence: MPAPKSPQNPARVLVVDDDPTVAEVVARYLERDGHEVECVGDGAEALRRALADPPDLMVLDLMLPKLDGLQVCRKLRERWPVPVIMLTALGEEMDRVVGLETGADDYVAKPFSPRELALRVQSVLRRARGALVPTGTGVLRDGDLVVDVGAHEVRLGGKEITLTAREFDLLVYLLRNPRQAFSRTALLDQVWGWSFGDSSTVTVHVRRLREKIEDDPTDPRRIVTVWGVGYRYEPLP
- a CDS encoding sensor histidine kinase, coding for MIVQIVAVAAGLGLVIAALGLALLRVLRRHSIGVMLAVVAAVTVAATLAGVVAITLAMIIDGGPKDIVLSVVAIGGLVGLGVALVNARTVVRASRSLVDALESVPPSGLFTPPPAPLPAELQKISTALEQAYERLRLGHERERALESARRELVAWVSHDLRTPLAGMRAMVEALEDGVADDPETVKRYHVQIRVEVDRLAGMVEDLFELSRIHAGTLQPRLTRTGLGDLVADTLAAVEPLARAQGVHLTGEADPRLPVYADAGQLGRAVRNLVVNAIRHTPAGGTVDVRAVAEGTTARLSVLDGCGGIPEADLPRVFDVAFRGEAARTPGPDGGAGLGLAIARGIVDAHNGEIGVVNEGPGCVFTITLPLA